One Danio rerio strain Tuebingen ecotype United States chromosome 22, GRCz12tu, whole genome shotgun sequence genomic window carries:
- the tmcc2 gene encoding transmembrane and coiled-coil domains protein 2 produces the protein MLDKSEVSTLALPPPVSHGGSDGNISVEAGSEGEIQRTRAALEHLQQKILKITEQIRVEQEARDDNVAEYLKLAHNADKQQASRIKQVFEKKNQKSAQTIAHLHKKLEHYHKKLKETEQNGPARQPKDVLRDMQQGLKDVGANMRAGISGFGGGVVEGVKGGVSALTHTAVVSKPREFASLIRNKFGSADNIAHMKDTLEDGHAEETPRALSGSATLVSSPKYGSDDECSSATSGSAAGSNSGGAGGALSGMGAAMGSPRLDGHHHHHHHHHTSSSSWDALLEGLQEIKVGQVHMEDAIDDMKAQLQSDYSYMTQCLQEERYRYERLEEQLNDLTELHQNEMSNLKQELASMEEKVAYQSYERARDIQEAVESCLTRITKLELQQQQQQVVQLEGVENANARALLGKLINVILALMAVLLVFVSTMANFITPLMKTRARVGATVALALFLVTLWKHWDWLELCLLPS, from the exons ATG CTGGATAAGAGCGAGGTGTCTACTCTGGCTCTGCCGCCCCCCGTGAGCCATGGCGGGTCAGACGGGAACATCAGCGTGGAGGCCGGGTCTGAGGGCGAGATACAGCGGACGCGGGCGGCTCTCGAACACCTCCAGCAGAAGATCCTGAAGATCACGGAGCAGATCCGCGTGGAGCAGGAGGCCCGGGACGATAATGTGGCTGAGTACCTCAAACTGGCCCACAACGCCGACAAGCAGCAGGCGTCGCGCATCAAACAAGTGTTCGAGAAAAAGAACCAGAAGTCTGCGCAGACCATCGCACACCTGCACAAGAAGCTGGAGCACTACCACAAGAAGCTCAAAGAGACCGAACAG AACGGTCCAGCACGGCAGCCCAAAGACGTCCTGCGGGACATGCAGCAGGGGCTGAAGGATGTGGGAGCCAATATGCGAGCAGGAATCAGCGGTTTTGGAGGAGGCGTGGTGGAGGGAGTGAAAGGCGGAGTCTCGGCGCTCACACACACCGCCGTCGTCTCCAAACCCAGAGAGTTCGCCAGTCTCATTCGGAACAAGTTCGGAAGCGCCGACAATATCGCACATATGAAGGACACTCTGGAGGACGGACACGCGGAGGAGACGCCCAGAGCTCTGAGCGGCAGTGCTACGCTAGTCTCCAGCCCCAAATACGGCAGTGATGATGAGTGTTCCAGCGCCACCTCTGGATCCGCAGCGGGCAGCAACTCTGGCGGAGCCGGCGGCGCCCTGTCGGGAATGGGAGCAGCCATGGGCAGCCCTCGACTGGAcggacaccaccaccaccatcaccaccaccacacCTCGTCCTCCTCCTGGGACGCGCTGCTGGAAGGCCTGCAGGAGATCAAGGTGGGTCAGGTGCACATGGAGGACGCCATCGACGACATGAAGGCGCAACTCCAGAGCGACTACAGCTACATGACCCAGTGCCTGCAGGAGGAGCGCTACAG ATACGAGCGGCTGGAGGAGCAGTTGAATGACCTGACAGAGCTTCACCAGAACGAGATGAGCAATCTGAAGCAGGAGCTGGCCAGCATGGAGGAGAAGGTGGCGTACCAGTCGTACGAAAGAGCGAGAGACATCCAG gagGCGGTGGAGTCCTGCCTCACCCGCATCACCAAGCTGGAGctgcagcagcaacagcagcaggtGGTGCAGCTGGAGGGTGTGGAGAACGCAAACGCCCGCGCGCTGCTGGGAAAGCTGATCAACGTGATCCTGGCGCTGATGGCGGTGCTGCTGGTGTTCGTCTCCACCATGGCCAACTTCATCACGCCGCTCATGAAGACGCGGGCGCGGGTCGGTGCCACCGTCGCCCTGGCGCTCTTCCTGGTCACACTGTGGAAACACTGGGACTGGCTGGAGCTCTGTTTGCTGCCCAGCTGA
- the tmcc2 gene encoding transmembrane and coiled-coil domains protein 2 isoform X1, which produces MQLDKSEVSTLALPPPVSHGGSDGNISVEAGSEGEIQRTRAALEHLQQKILKITEQIRVEQEARDDNVAEYLKLAHNADKQQASRIKQVFEKKNQKSAQTIAHLHKKLEHYHKKLKETEQNGPARQPKDVLRDMQQGLKDVGANMRAGISGFGGGVVEGVKGGVSALTHTAVVSKPREFASLIRNKFGSADNIAHMKDTLEDGHAEETPRALSGSATLVSSPKYGSDDECSSATSGSAAGSNSGGAGGALSGMGAAMGSPRLDGHHHHHHHHHTSSSSWDALLEGLQEIKVGQVHMEDAIDDMKAQLQSDYSYMTQCLQEERYRYERLEEQLNDLTELHQNEMSNLKQELASMEEKVAYQSYERARDIQEAVESCLTRITKLELQQQQQQVVQLEGVENANARALLGKLINVILALMAVLLVFVSTMANFITPLMKTRARVGATVALALFLVTLWKHWDWLELCLLPS; this is translated from the exons ATGCAGCTGGATAAGAGCGAGGTGTCTACTCTGGCTCTGCCGCCCCCCGTGAGCCATGGCGGGTCAGACGGGAACATCAGCGTGGAGGCCGGGTCTGAGGGCGAGATACAGCGGACGCGGGCGGCTCTCGAACACCTCCAGCAGAAGATCCTGAAGATCACGGAGCAGATCCGCGTGGAGCAGGAGGCCCGGGACGATAATGTGGCTGAGTACCTCAAACTGGCCCACAACGCCGACAAGCAGCAGGCGTCGCGCATCAAACAAGTGTTCGAGAAAAAGAACCAGAAGTCTGCGCAGACCATCGCACACCTGCACAAGAAGCTGGAGCACTACCACAAGAAGCTCAAAGAGACCGAACAG AACGGTCCAGCACGGCAGCCCAAAGACGTCCTGCGGGACATGCAGCAGGGGCTGAAGGATGTGGGAGCCAATATGCGAGCAGGAATCAGCGGTTTTGGAGGAGGCGTGGTGGAGGGAGTGAAAGGCGGAGTCTCGGCGCTCACACACACCGCCGTCGTCTCCAAACCCAGAGAGTTCGCCAGTCTCATTCGGAACAAGTTCGGAAGCGCCGACAATATCGCACATATGAAGGACACTCTGGAGGACGGACACGCGGAGGAGACGCCCAGAGCTCTGAGCGGCAGTGCTACGCTAGTCTCCAGCCCCAAATACGGCAGTGATGATGAGTGTTCCAGCGCCACCTCTGGATCCGCAGCGGGCAGCAACTCTGGCGGAGCCGGCGGCGCCCTGTCGGGAATGGGAGCAGCCATGGGCAGCCCTCGACTGGAcggacaccaccaccaccatcaccaccaccacacCTCGTCCTCCTCCTGGGACGCGCTGCTGGAAGGCCTGCAGGAGATCAAGGTGGGTCAGGTGCACATGGAGGACGCCATCGACGACATGAAGGCGCAACTCCAGAGCGACTACAGCTACATGACCCAGTGCCTGCAGGAGGAGCGCTACAG ATACGAGCGGCTGGAGGAGCAGTTGAATGACCTGACAGAGCTTCACCAGAACGAGATGAGCAATCTGAAGCAGGAGCTGGCCAGCATGGAGGAGAAGGTGGCGTACCAGTCGTACGAAAGAGCGAGAGACATCCAG gagGCGGTGGAGTCCTGCCTCACCCGCATCACCAAGCTGGAGctgcagcagcaacagcagcaggtGGTGCAGCTGGAGGGTGTGGAGAACGCAAACGCCCGCGCGCTGCTGGGAAAGCTGATCAACGTGATCCTGGCGCTGATGGCGGTGCTGCTGGTGTTCGTCTCCACCATGGCCAACTTCATCACGCCGCTCATGAAGACGCGGGCGCGGGTCGGTGCCACCGTCGCCCTGGCGCTCTTCCTGGTCACACTGTGGAAACACTGGGACTGGCTGGAGCTCTGTTTGCTGCCCAGCTGA
- the cdkn1a gene encoding cyclin-dependent kinase inhibitor 1 isoform X1 — protein sequence MTAQRRRARVESAIVTMAAHKRILRSLGNGPTRRSLFGPVDREQLQREYRAALRRDLEDASRRWSFDFASEKPLEGGDFHWEGVSGVRVPLLYRACQEKQQKRPCEAHQPGQSAAGKENIPKTPERCAALPHEVEKTPEKSSELKRKQTNITDFYQAKKRLVATPRKSGQ from the exons ATGACAGCTCAGAGGCGCAGAGCTCGCGTGGAGTCAGCA ATTGTCACAATGGCGGCGCACAAGCGGATCCTACGTTCACTCGGTAATGGGCCGACTAGGCGGAGTCTTTTCGGGCCGGTGGACCGCGAGCAGCTGCAGCGTGAGTACCGGGCGGCGCTACGGCGCGATCTGGAGGACGCATCGCGACGCTGGAGCTTCGACTTTGCGTCTGAGAAACCACTAGAGGGCGGAGACTTCCACTGGGAGGGCGTGTCCGGCGTGCGCGTGCCACTACTGTACCGCGCGTGTCAGGAAAAGCAGCAGAAACGGCCCTGTGAGGCTCATCAGCCCGGACAGTCCGCCGCTGGAAAGGAAAACATCCCGAAAACACCAGAACGATGTGCTGCACTCCCGCATGAAGTGGAGAAAACCCCAGAGAAGAGCAGCGAGCTGAAGCGCAAACAGACCAACATCACAG ATTTCTACCAAGCCAAGAAGCGTCTAGTGGCCACGCCGCGCAAATCCGGCCAGTAG
- the cdkn1a gene encoding cyclin-dependent kinase inhibitor 1: MAAHKRILRSLGNGPTRRSLFGPVDREQLQREYRAALRRDLEDASRRWSFDFASEKPLEGGDFHWEGVSGVRVPLLYRACQEKQQKRPCEAHQPGQSAAGKENIPKTPERCAALPHEVEKTPEKSSELKRKQTNITDFYQAKKRLVATPRKSGQ, translated from the exons ATGGCGGCGCACAAGCGGATCCTACGTTCACTCGGTAATGGGCCGACTAGGCGGAGTCTTTTCGGGCCGGTGGACCGCGAGCAGCTGCAGCGTGAGTACCGGGCGGCGCTACGGCGCGATCTGGAGGACGCATCGCGACGCTGGAGCTTCGACTTTGCGTCTGAGAAACCACTAGAGGGCGGAGACTTCCACTGGGAGGGCGTGTCCGGCGTGCGCGTGCCACTACTGTACCGCGCGTGTCAGGAAAAGCAGCAGAAACGGCCCTGTGAGGCTCATCAGCCCGGACAGTCCGCCGCTGGAAAGGAAAACATCCCGAAAACACCAGAACGATGTGCTGCACTCCCGCATGAAGTGGAGAAAACCCCAGAGAAGAGCAGCGAGCTGAAGCGCAAACAGACCAACATCACAG ATTTCTACCAAGCCAAGAAGCGTCTAGTGGCCACGCCGCGCAAATCCGGCCAGTAG